One window of Deltaproteobacteria bacterium genomic DNA carries:
- a CDS encoding VOC family protein, translated as MIEHVSLRCADPKRSRSFYEKALAPLGYTLSKRYGDSSGFKHEGRHDFWVTAGEVGTPTHLAFHAPDRESVRAFYQAAVQAGGEDNGEPGVRRGYGYAAFVLDPDGHNVEAVVWPGEERKPSRKTRKRATKH; from the coding sequence ATGATCGAGCACGTCAGCCTCCGCTGCGCCGACCCGAAGCGCAGCCGCAGCTTCTACGAGAAGGCGCTCGCGCCGCTCGGCTACACCCTCTCCAAGCGCTATGGCGACTCTTCCGGCTTCAAGCACGAGGGCCGCCACGACTTCTGGGTGACCGCCGGAGAGGTGGGTACGCCGACCCACCTCGCGTTCCACGCGCCCGATCGCGAGAGCGTGCGCGCGTTCTACCAAGCGGCCGTCCAGGCCGGCGGCGAGGACAACGGCGAGCCCGGCGTGCGCCGCGGCTATGGCTACGCGGCCTTCGTCCTCGATCCCGACGGGCACAATGTCGAAGCGGTCGTCTGGCCGGGCGAAGAGCGCAAGCCGTCGAGGAAGACTCGCAAGCGCGCGACGAAGCACTGA
- a CDS encoding DUF3014 domain-containing protein: MDEVDGFEGEGQPGRRSVSKRSATPFIIAFAGLFAGMVAAWKFGLVPLPATDAQPVPVAAPAPVPVPAAEAEPPPATPEETLKGMALVRKLASELSSAPELAAWLQTPNLFQRVAAAVNLIANGENPRQPLSFLAPGGAFTAVKNGNILVMSPQSEARFDVFAHVVNGIDPVKAANAYSQVSSLFRSAFRGIAPPHTSFDATLHTALQQLASTPVPAEEPALRDTGTATVFVDPALEGLKPAQKQLLRMGPTNAKALVAWCKSFDHALGH; the protein is encoded by the coding sequence ATGGACGAGGTCGACGGCTTCGAGGGCGAAGGGCAACCCGGGCGCCGGAGCGTCTCGAAGCGGAGCGCGACGCCGTTCATCATCGCGTTCGCGGGGCTCTTCGCGGGCATGGTCGCCGCGTGGAAGTTCGGGCTCGTGCCCTTGCCGGCGACCGACGCCCAGCCTGTCCCGGTCGCCGCGCCCGCGCCGGTGCCCGTGCCCGCAGCCGAGGCCGAGCCGCCGCCCGCGACCCCCGAGGAGACGCTCAAGGGCATGGCGCTCGTGCGCAAGCTGGCCTCCGAGCTCTCGAGCGCACCCGAGCTCGCCGCGTGGCTGCAGACGCCCAACCTCTTCCAGCGCGTCGCCGCCGCGGTGAACCTCATCGCCAACGGCGAGAACCCGCGGCAGCCGCTCTCGTTCCTCGCGCCGGGCGGCGCGTTCACCGCCGTGAAGAATGGAAACATTTTGGTGATGTCGCCGCAGAGCGAGGCGCGCTTCGACGTGTTCGCGCACGTGGTGAACGGCATCGATCCCGTCAAGGCGGCGAACGCGTATTCCCAGGTGTCGAGCTTGTTCCGCTCGGCGTTCCGCGGCATCGCTCCGCCGCACACCTCGTTCGACGCCACGCTGCACACGGCGCTGCAGCAGCTCGCGTCGACGCCCGTGCCCGCCGAAGAGCCCGCCCTTCGCGACACGGGCACGGCGACGGTGTTCGTCGATCCGGCGCTCGAAGGCCTCAAGCCCGCGCAGAAGCAGCTCCTGCGCATGGGCCCGACGAACGCGAAGGCGCTCGTGGCCTGGTGCAAGAGCTTCGATCACGCGCTGGGCCATTAG
- the ygiD gene encoding 4,5-DOPA dioxygenase extradiol: protein MPVLFVGHGSPMNAIEDNAWSRGFREMAKLIPRPRTVLCVSAHWFVPGTFLTGNEHPQTIHDFGGFPDALFAMQYPAPGDVALANRVVKLLGENRASLRGDWGLDHGTWTVLHHLLPNADVPVVQLSLDRNLAPEQHLVLARNLAPLRDEGVLVLASGNATHNLRFAMHSFATGDTSTPDWAARFDRDVESAFTNHDGMGMAKLATTDDGRMSHPTLDHFLPMVYALGAANVNDKVNFPLSGFDGGSLSMRAALLG from the coding sequence ATGCCGGTGCTCTTCGTGGGCCACGGCTCGCCCATGAACGCCATCGAGGACAACGCCTGGAGCCGCGGCTTCCGCGAGATGGCGAAGCTGATTCCGCGACCGCGCACGGTGCTCTGCGTCTCGGCGCACTGGTTCGTTCCCGGGACCTTCCTCACCGGAAACGAGCACCCCCAGACCATCCACGACTTCGGCGGCTTCCCCGATGCGCTCTTCGCCATGCAGTACCCCGCGCCCGGCGACGTGGCGCTCGCGAATCGCGTGGTGAAGCTGCTCGGAGAGAATCGCGCGTCGCTGCGGGGCGACTGGGGCCTCGATCACGGCACCTGGACGGTGCTCCACCACCTCTTGCCCAACGCCGACGTGCCCGTGGTGCAGCTCAGCCTCGACCGGAACCTGGCGCCGGAGCAGCACCTCGTGCTCGCGCGCAACCTGGCGCCGCTGCGCGACGAGGGCGTGCTGGTGCTCGCGAGCGGCAATGCCACCCACAACCTGCGCTTCGCGATGCACAGCTTCGCGACGGGCGACACCTCGACGCCGGACTGGGCCGCGCGCTTCGATCGCGACGTCGAGAGCGCGTTCACGAACCACGACGGCATGGGCATGGCCAAGCTCGCCACGACCGATGACGGCCGCATGTCGCATCCCACGCTCGACCACTTCCTGCCCATGGTCTACGCGCTCGGCGCCGCGAACGTGAACGACAAGGTCAACTTTCCGCTCTCGGGCTTCGACGGTGGCTCGCTCTCCATGCGCGCAGCGCTGCTCGGCTGA
- a CDS encoding aminotransferase class V-fold PLP-dependent enzyme yields the protein MQSFDEVAAFIRQHEVGRRACIETPFGRRLLCYGDLTATGRYLHFVESWIRRVRPFYANSHTSISSTGRITTELREEARRVVHRSVNANGDDVVLFVGSGATAAVNKLVGLLGIRISEPLEREFNLSSHIPKDKRPVVFVGPYEHHSNELPWLESVADVVEIALDVAGRIDLSDLDQQLVKYADRPLKVGTFSAASNVTGIVSDVPAIAKLLHQRGAYACFDYAAAGPYVPIDMHPGDPEARLDAVFLSPHKFIGGPEGSGVLVASKALFRTRTPERPGGGTVDYVSGFDKVSVDYTRKLDEREEGGTPAILSDLRAGIGFLVKEMVGPARILEHEQDMARRALARLTKNPRIKILGPTTLPRLAILSFNVDGLHHDLVSVLLDHLFGIQNRAGCSCAGPYGHRLLGIDRARSERYRAQIARGALGVKPGWVRLTLPYYASPEDFEFLMSAVEFVATHGDAFVPAYRLGWLDGVWRHIERPMRDTMPIELTVEALQEAAQSFAAGDHEAPMSESQLRTERARYFEDAERTAAEYRKLWEQQAPAWNPPTGQAEIDALVWFKYVHTDAPWAQLGAAQASC from the coding sequence ATGCAGAGCTTTGACGAGGTCGCCGCCTTCATCCGCCAGCACGAGGTGGGCCGCCGCGCCTGCATCGAGACGCCGTTCGGTCGGAGGTTGCTTTGCTATGGCGACCTGACCGCCACCGGCCGCTACCTGCACTTCGTGGAGAGCTGGATCCGCCGCGTGCGGCCTTTCTACGCGAACAGCCACACGTCGATCTCCTCCACCGGCCGCATCACCACCGAGCTGCGTGAAGAGGCGCGCCGCGTGGTGCACCGCTCGGTGAACGCGAACGGCGACGACGTGGTGCTCTTCGTGGGCTCGGGCGCCACGGCCGCCGTGAACAAGCTGGTGGGCCTGCTCGGCATTCGAATCTCCGAGCCGCTGGAGCGCGAGTTCAACCTCTCGTCGCACATTCCGAAGGACAAGCGGCCGGTCGTCTTCGTCGGGCCGTACGAGCACCACTCCAACGAGCTGCCCTGGCTGGAGTCGGTGGCCGACGTGGTGGAGATCGCGCTCGATGTGGCCGGCCGCATCGATTTGAGCGACCTCGATCAGCAGCTCGTGAAGTACGCCGACCGGCCGCTGAAGGTGGGCACGTTCTCGGCGGCGTCGAACGTGACGGGCATCGTGAGCGACGTGCCCGCCATCGCGAAGCTGCTGCACCAGCGCGGTGCGTACGCGTGCTTCGACTACGCCGCCGCCGGGCCGTACGTGCCCATCGACATGCACCCGGGCGATCCCGAAGCGCGGCTCGACGCGGTGTTCCTCTCGCCGCACAAGTTCATCGGCGGCCCCGAGGGCTCGGGCGTGCTGGTGGCGAGCAAGGCGCTCTTCCGCACGCGCACCCCGGAGCGGCCGGGCGGCGGAACGGTGGACTACGTGTCGGGGTTCGACAAGGTCTCGGTCGACTACACCCGCAAGCTGGACGAGCGCGAGGAAGGCGGCACGCCGGCGATCCTCTCCGATTTGCGCGCGGGCATCGGCTTCCTGGTGAAGGAGATGGTGGGCCCGGCGCGAATCCTGGAGCACGAGCAGGACATGGCCCGGCGCGCGCTGGCCCGGCTCACGAAGAACCCGCGCATCAAGATCCTCGGGCCCACGACGCTGCCGCGGCTGGCCATCCTCAGCTTCAACGTCGACGGGCTGCACCACGACCTGGTCTCCGTCCTGCTCGATCACCTCTTCGGCATCCAGAACCGCGCGGGCTGCAGCTGCGCCGGACCGTATGGGCATCGCTTGCTGGGCATCGACCGGGCGCGCTCGGAGCGCTACCGCGCGCAGATCGCCCGCGGCGCGCTGGGCGTCAAACCCGGCTGGGTGCGGCTCACGCTGCCGTACTACGCGTCGCCGGAGGACTTCGAGTTCCTCATGTCGGCCGTGGAGTTCGTGGCGACGCACGGCGACGCGTTCGTGCCCGCGTATCGGCTGGGCTGGCTCGACGGCGTGTGGCGGCACATCGAGCGGCCCATGCGCGACACCATGCCCATCGAGCTCACGGTCGAGGCGCTGCAGGAGGCGGCGCAGAGCTTCGCGGCGGGCGATCACGAGGCGCCGATGAGCGAGTCGCAGCTGCGGACCGAGCGCGCGCGCTACTTCGAGGACGCCGAGCGCACCGCGGCCGAGTACCGCAAGCTCTGGGAGCAGCAGGCGCCCGCGTGGAATCCGCCCACGGGCCAGGCCGAGATCGACGCGCTGGTGTGGTTCAAGTACGTGCACACCGACGCGCCGTGGGCGCAGCTCGGCGCGGCGCAGGCCAGCTGCTGA